AAGATACGCCAGCACGTCCAGAGGCTAGTTTACAACCTCAACTACCCAAGCAGGGTTGGGATGCAGACACCGTTTACAAACTTTACAGTGACCCTTGATGCCCCTAAGGAGATGCTCACAGGAGATATGGCGGTTTATGATGGGAAGGAAGTAGGACCGCTCGGAGATTACGAGAGGGAAGCCAGAGAGTTTTTCATGGCTTTAATTGATGTTCTCAGAGAGGGCGATGCGAAGGGCCAGCCCTTCACCTTCCCGATACCAACAATAATGGGAACCGCAAAGATGCTCTGGGACGATCCAGAGGTGTTCGAGGCCGTTTTCTCGACAGCTGCAAAGAGGGGGAGCTTCTACTGGCTTAACACGAACGTCGTTGACCCCGATGCAAGCTACTCGATGTGCTGCAGGATAAACATAGACAAGAGGGAGTTCGCCTTCGCCTTCAGCGCTTCCTCTAAGAGCACTGAGGAAGAGGCGATGGAGAGGCTTGAGAGACAGCGCTTTGGCGGTCTCTGGGCGATGCCCGACGTAACGGGTTCGGTAAACGTCACGACCGTGAACCTGCCAAGGCTCGCGCTGAAGGCGGGGGACGACGATAGGTTCTGGGAGGAGTACTCCAGAATCCTCGAAACCGTCAGGAAAACTACCGACTGGTTCAGGGATAGGTACGTGAAGCTGCTGGCGGACTACCGCGAGATGTACAGCATGATACACACCTACCTTGAGGAGTTCCCGTCGAGCCACTTCAACACCATCGGAATCCTCGGCCTCCCGGAGGCGGCAGCTATATACCTCAACGAGCCTGATCTGTGGAAGGAAGGCTCAAGGTCGGAGTGGAAGAAGGCTGCGAAGCTGATGAAGAGGATGGTCGAGTTCGCTGTTGAAAAAGCCAGGGAGTGGATGAGGAATAGCGGAACCCCATGGAACGTTGAGGAAGTCCCTGGAGAGAGCGCCGCTGCAAAGCTCGCCATCAAGGACCTGCGCGAGTTCCCAGAGCTGAAGGGGTACCTCGATGACCCTGAGAACCCGATATACTCAACGAGCATCGCCCCCTACTACGGGCCGATTGAGCTCGCCGACAGGATAAGGATCGAAGAGGAGGTTCAGGGAAGTTTCACAGGTGGGGTCATGATGCACATATTCCTCGGGGAGGAGCCCGATCCAGAAGCGCTGGCAAAACTCACAAAGAGGCTTCTGAGGACGAAGCTCGTCTACTGGAGTTACACCCCCGCAATAACCGTCTGCAATGCCTGTGGAAGGTCTTCAACGGGACTCCACATGGCTTGCCCCTACTGCGGAAGCGAAGACGTTGAGATCTGGAGTAGGATCATTGGCTACTATCGCCCGCTCAAGAACTGGAACCCCTACAGAAAGAAGGAGTTCTGGAGCAGGAGACACTACTCTTCATGATTTCCTTATTCCTTTTTGGAGGTGATTCAATGCTCACAAGTGGCTGGAAGACCGTCAGCATGGTCGATGTACAAGGAAAGGTGACCTTTACCCTCTGGCTCTGCGGCTGCAATCTGAAGTGCCCATTCTGCCACAACTGGCAGATAGCGGAAGGCAGGGACTGCTTCCCCCTCGATAGAGAGGCATTACTCGATGAGCTATCCTCAAGCTCATTCCTCGTGGACTATTTCCACATAACCGGCGGCGAGCCCATGATGCAGTGGGCTGAGCTCTCATCCCTGCTCACAGAATCCCAGGGATTTCTCCCGATCAGCCTGAACACTAACCTCACCATTGTAGGTCCCATGGAGAAACTCCTAAAGGACGAACTGATTTCACACATAGCAACCGACCTGAAGGCCCCACCCCAGGAGCTCTATGGACTTCCCCCAGAAGCTTCAAAGCGCCTCTGGGAGCTTTTCCTCAGGGGTCTCGACTTGGTTTCGGATTATGGTATCCCCTTGGAGCTCAGAATACCAGTGGCCAGAGGGTTCGAGCAGTGGCCGTGGATAGAAGAAGGACTGAAACATGTAAGAACGGACTTTTACGTTGTCCTTAACCCTCTGGTGGGCGCACCTTTAACCAGCCCAAGGGATAGTGCATGGTGCTCGGAGCACTGCTGGCCGGGAGGAGAGGTAGAAAAGCTCAAGGAAAGACTAACAGAAGTTGGGATTAACGTCTACGTGAACGACTTCTCAGGATAGTGCATCTACCGAAAACTTTATAAATAACACAAAAGAACAATGGAGCGGAAGCACTAATTGTAACTAAAACATATCCTCCCCCTGAAAAATATGAAAAGGGAGGTGATGAGGGATGGCCCAGCTCGCAGGCCAGCCCGTCGTTATTCTACCCGAAGGAACCCAGAGGTACGTCGGAAAAGACGCCCAGAGACTCAACATTCTGGCCGCAAGAATCATAGCCGAAACCGTTAGAACCACCCTCGGACCAAAGGGAATGGACAAAATGCTCGTCGACAGCCTCGGCGACATCGTCATCACCAACGACGGCGCCACAATTCTCGACGAGATGGACATCCAGCACCCTGCTGCTAAGATGATGGTTGAGGTTGCCAAGACCCAGGACAAGGAGGCCGGTGACGGTACTACTACTGCGGTTGTTATTGCTGGAGAACTCCTC
This is a stretch of genomic DNA from Thermococcus sp. Bubb.Bath. It encodes these proteins:
- a CDS encoding anaerobic ribonucleoside triphosphate reductase — translated: MEAVKKDVIQEYASWESLDVLENANRYPGPTGFFAYVMEEALKESIALVPEEGRNAHFSRDIYIHKLPYSLYIPYCSGHSTSRLLQKGLRTPTITSRPARHFDTYVDHIANYLITMQHYFSGAQALSSVEWYAGPFIRKDGLNREKIRQHVQRLVYNLNYPSRVGMQTPFTNFTVTLDAPKEMLTGDMAVYDGKEVGPLGDYEREAREFFMALIDVLREGDAKGQPFTFPIPTIMGTAKMLWDDPEVFEAVFSTAAKRGSFYWLNTNVVDPDASYSMCCRINIDKREFAFAFSASSKSTEEEAMERLERQRFGGLWAMPDVTGSVNVTTVNLPRLALKAGDDDRFWEEYSRILETVRKTTDWFRDRYVKLLADYREMYSMIHTYLEEFPSSHFNTIGILGLPEAAAIYLNEPDLWKEGSRSEWKKAAKLMKRMVEFAVEKAREWMRNSGTPWNVEEVPGESAAAKLAIKDLREFPELKGYLDDPENPIYSTSIAPYYGPIELADRIRIEEEVQGSFTGGVMMHIFLGEEPDPEALAKLTKRLLRTKLVYWSYTPAITVCNACGRSSTGLHMACPYCGSEDVEIWSRIIGYYRPLKNWNPYRKKEFWSRRHYSS
- a CDS encoding anaerobic ribonucleoside-triphosphate reductase activating protein; the protein is MLTSGWKTVSMVDVQGKVTFTLWLCGCNLKCPFCHNWQIAEGRDCFPLDREALLDELSSSSFLVDYFHITGGEPMMQWAELSSLLTESQGFLPISLNTNLTIVGPMEKLLKDELISHIATDLKAPPQELYGLPPEASKRLWELFLRGLDLVSDYGIPLELRIPVARGFEQWPWIEEGLKHVRTDFYVVLNPLVGAPLTSPRDSAWCSEHCWPGGEVEKLKERLTEVGINVYVNDFSG